The Candidatus Bipolaricaulota bacterium genome contains the following window.
GTCTCGCTGAAGATGAAGTAGAGCAGATCGAAGCCGCGGCACGCGTGCATGATATCGGGAAGATCTCCATCCCCGACAGTGTCCTCCTCAAGCCAGGGAAACTGACGGATGAGGAGTGGGAGGCGATAAAACAGCATCCGGTCATCGGTGCGGATCTTCTGTCTGGACTGGAGATCTACGAAGGCAGCATCGACATAATCCGTCATCACCACGAGCATTGGGATGGAAGTGGCTATCCTGATGGGTTGAAAGGTGAGCAGATCCCGTTGGGAGCGCGGATCGTCGCCGTAGCCGACGTTTACAACGCACTGACTACCGACCGTCCTTACCGCAAGGCTTATTCCAAGGCAGAGGCGCTGGAGATTATCCGGGATATGAGTGGTAAGGAGCTGGATCCTCAACTGGTGGAAATCTTCCTGCGGGTGATCTAAATGATCCTTCTGTGGGCGTTGGTAATTGGATTAGCAATCGGGTTTCTCCGGCACGGTAACTTGGGAAACCTGGCGCGATTGAAGTTAAATGGGGTATGGTTGATCTTCGCGGCCTTGCTGGTCCAGGTTCTCATCTTTCCGCTCGGCCCAAACGGCCCGATCGTCCGCAGCGGGACAGCGATACTGCACTTCGTTTCCTATGCGCTGCTCATCGGGTTCATCGGGCTCAACCGCAAGCGGTTTGGGATCCTGGTGATGGGGATCGGCCTGCTCCTCAATATTCTTGCCATCTCGGCCAACGGTGGATACATGCCCGCTTCAGCGGCCGCTCTCCGCCACGCCGGGATGGAACAAACCGCGATCGCATTGGAACAGGAGCTGCATCACGGGAATACCGTCCTCATGAGCAAGGATACACGGTTGAATCTCCTCGGCGATCGATTTTCCGTTCCGGCGACGGTTCCGCTTGCGACCGCGTTCAGCATCGGCGACATCCTCCTCGCCCTGGGAGTGATCATCTTCCTTGCCACAGAGATGCCTCGAGGCAAGGAAAGTT
Protein-coding sequences here:
- a CDS encoding DUF5317 domain-containing protein, whose protein sequence is MILLWALVIGLAIGFLRHGNLGNLARLKLNGVWLIFAALLVQVLIFPLGPNGPIVRSGTAILHFVSYALLIGFIGLNRKRFGILVMGIGLLLNILAISANGGYMPASAAALRHAGMEQTAIALEQELHHGNTVLMSKDTRLNLLGDRFSVPATVPLATAFSIGDILLALGVIIFLATEMPRGKESSSD